DNA from Pseudomonas putida:
TGCGACGTCGCAGCACAATGTTCATGGCCTGGAACGGGTCAGCTCGCTGGCTGGCGGAGCGCTGATGTTCAGCAAGGGGCTGCGCCATGGTGGCCTGGTCGGCTTGCTGCAAATGGTGGTGGGCGGCATTGCGGTAGCACGCGGCGTCAGCGGGCACTGCTCAACCAAGGCCTGGTGGCAGCGGCATCGGCAGGAATACCACCGGTTGCGTTCGGATATAGCGCGCAGCGCGGCAGAACTGGAGGTGTTGAAGGCCAGTGCCAGGGCGGCGACCAGAGGGGTGACGGTAACCGGGAAGGATCCGTTGGCCGACAGCTGAATCTGCTTTACCTGTACCGACCTCTTCGCGGGCAGGCCCGTGAAGAGGTCGGTACAGGTAACAAAAGTGCCTAGCGCAACGCCTTGCTCTGCAACACCTCGGAACGCCGGCCCAGCACATTCTCGCTGATCTGCACGAAGTCCTCGGTACTGACGCTGGGCAGGCGCATCAACCCGCGCACCACATCGTCCAGCGAGCGCTTGGCCTGGGTGTGAATGCGGATTTCCTTGTCCAGTGCCTGAAGCAAGATCACCCCACGGGCCACCTGGGCCGGGCTTGTGCGCTCGCCCTTGAGCCGGGTGACCTTGGCGCCTTGCTTGCTCAGGCGGGCCTGCCAGGCCTGGTAACGGTCATCGCTTACACCACCGGAACGGCGCAGCAACTCGCTGGCGTAGTAATCGGTCAGGCTCTCTACCAACCAGTCATTGCCGTCGCGCCCATGAATCTGCGCAAACAGCTGCACCACTTCGCGCAGCAACGGGCTGCTGCCATTCTCGCTGACCATCGGCCGAGCACTGTGCAGGTACAGCGAACCCTGGGCCGCCATCGCCCCACGCCACATGCCGTCACGCGCCCCCACCAGCAGCAGCTTTGGCGGATTGCGCGGGAACACTGCCTGCAATTGCGGCCAGACGAATGTGAGCAAGGTCAGGCTGTCCATACGCCGCATGCCCTGCCCCACCGGCGCGGCAACGGTCACTTCGGTATCGCCCAGGCGGGCACGGCGGCTGCCCAGGTCACCGGCCAGCATCCAGCCGGTCGGGCGATCGAACAGGCGCGAAACGTTGTCGATGCGGAATTTGTCCTTGCCAATACGCGGCCATGAGGTTTCGATGCTTTTCCACCCTTCGGGCAGGTCGAAAGCCAGGCGCGCCACAAGCTCCGTGCCATCCTGCTGATCGAGACGCGCAGGCGGTATCAGCTGATCGCCGAGAAACAGCGCCCAATGCGGGGTAATGCGCGATGAATAAGCGCCACTGGTCAGTTTCTGGTCCAACTGCACGCGGTAGCTGAGGCTGGTCTTGCCCGCCGCCGGCTGCCACACACCACGCTGGCCCTTGAGTTGCCATTGGCCATCTGCCTGGAAGCCACTGTAGGCACCGGCCTTGCCCAGGTCGAAGTCCAGGCTGCGCACGGCGCTGCCGTCGGCCAATGTCACGCGGACTTGCGCCTGACCACTGGCAGGCAGCAGGCGCACCTGGTAGTCGAGGTCGACTTTTTTCGCCCAGGCTGGCGAACTGGCCATCAGGCCCAACAGCAAGAACAGCTGGCAACGCATACAGAAACTCCTTGTTTCCCCGTGGCAGCGGGCCGCGCCGGTCAGCTGGCGCGGAAGATCAGGTGGTCTTCCCAGTCGTCTTCGTGCACATCCTGCTCCCTGAGCATACGCCCCGACTGGGAAATGCGCTGTTCATGAACCTGTTGACGATCGCCGCAAACCAGGTGATGCCAGGCTGGCAGGTCCTTGCCCTCACTGACCAGGCGGTAGCCGCAGGTACTCGGCAGCCACTTGAACTGGTCGGCCTTGCCTGGGGTGAGCTGGATGCAGTCCGGCACCTGGGCGAAGCGGTTGGGGTAGTCGCTGCACTGGCAGGAATCAAGGTCCAGCAGCTTGCAGGCGATGCGCGTGTAATAGACGCTGTTGTCGTCTTCGTCCTCGAGCTTTTGCAGGCAGCACAGGCCGCAGCCGTCACACAGCGCCTCCCACTCTTGCGGGCTGAGTTGTTCGAGGGTCTTGCGCTGCCAGAACGGCGCGTTTTCAGCGATCATCACACGGGGTTCCTGCATTCATCTTGGGGCCACGGCGCGCGGCGGCGCCAGTCTAGAGCCTGGCCTTCGGCAAAGCCAGACCGCTTGTCAGTCGCGACGGGACGCAGTAGCGTGCGCTTTTCCCGTCCGTTTGCAGGAGCCGCCATGAGCGCCAACCCCCGCATTGCCGATTACGCCATCAACGAGCAGTTCATCAACCGCTGGTCGCCACGCGCCTTTACCGCCGAGCCGATCAGCGAAGAAACCCTGCTGAGCTTCCTTGAAGCCGCCCGTTGGGCACCGTCGGCGTACAACTCGCAGCCTTGGCGCTTCCTTTATGCCCGCCGTGACACGCCGAGCTGGGAGCGCTATCTGAGCCTGCTGGTGCCGTTCAACCGTAGCTGGGCGCAACAGGCGTCGGCACTGGTGCTGGTCATTTCCAAGACCACGTTCGCGGCCCCAGGCGCTACGGAAGAAAAACCGGCGCTGTGGCACACCTTCGACACCGGCTCCGCCTGGGGGCACCTGGCGCTGCAAGCCAGCATCAGCGGCTGGCATACCCATGGCATGGCCGGCTTCGACCAGGACCTGGCGCGTCAGGAACTGAAGATTCCTGAAGGCTATGTGCTGCATGCCATGGTGGCGATCGGCAAGCTGGGTGACAAGGCCAGCCTGGACGAGGCGCTGCAGGCGCGTGAAGTACCGAGCCCACGCAAGCCGTTGAGCGAGCTGGCGGCCGAGGGCGATTTCAGCCTGTAAGCTAGGGGTTGGCTGTACCGGCCGTGTGCTGCGAAAAGGACGGTACAGACAACAGAATTCAGTAGCCCCGAGCGAAGTCCACTTCGCCACGCAGCCCCTGCCCCGCTTCATAAGCCCGTGCATTCTCGACAAACAACCGCACCATCGCCGCAGGCGAGGTGGGTGCCGAGCTGTGCCCGGTGAGCAGCAAGCCCCATGCGGTCCAGAACGGGTGCTGCTTGGGCAACGGCTCCTGCCGGCAGACATCGATCACCGCACCGGCGAGATGGCCTTCCTTCAACGCCTCTACCAGGTCGGCATCGACCACCGCCACCCCGCGCCCGGCATTGATGAACAAGGCCGAGGGCTGGAAGCACTTGAACAGCGCCGCGTCGTACAGGTCATGAGTGGCCGGCGTGTCCGGCAGCAGGTTGAGCACGTAGTCGACCTGGGCAACCATGCGCGGCAGGTCGGCCAGCGCCGCCACCTCGACGAACGGCGCCTGTTCACGGGCGCTGCTGGCAACCCCGTACAGCACCACGCCAAACGGCTGCAGAAACTCGGCCACACGCTGGCCAATGTCGCCTGTGCCGACAACCAGCACCTTGCGCCCTTCCAGGCTGCGCCCCGGGCGGTCATCCCAACGCCGCTCGACCTGGCTGACCAGGCGCGACAGCACCTCGCGCTCGTGGCCAAGCATGTAGGTGAGCATGTATTCGGCCATCACTTGGCCGAAGATGCCCACTGCACGGGTCAGGCGGTAATCACGCGGCAGGCCATCGGCCAGCAACGGCGTGATACCGGCCCAGGTCGACTGCATCCAGCCCGGTTTGTGGCCCTGGCGCAGCAGGCTTGCCAGCAGGTCCGGCTGGCCCAGCCACACCGGGCACTGAGGCGCCAGGCGGGCCAGTTCGGCAGAGTCGCCGCTGGTCAAGACTTCCACTTCAGGTGCGGCTGCGCGCAACAGCTCGGCGTATCGAGCATGATCATGCTCGGCAATCAGTACACGCATGATCAGACCGGGTCGTTACGGCGCAGCAGCTCTTCGGGCAGGTGCTCGATATACTCGTCTTCCGCCGGCGGCATCTGCAGGTGGTAGCCCTGGTTGTCGAGGTTTTCCAGCACCTTGGTGATGTCCTCGCGGGCCAGCTTGCGCTCAGGGCTGAGCACCAGGTCGAACGCGTGCATCGGGGTGCCGAAGAACGGCAGCAGGCCTTCGGGCACGCGCTCCAGGCCGTCAGCCTTGAGCACGTACAGGTACATTTCGTTCTTGCGTGGGCTCTTGTAGATCGAGCAAATGCGTTTCATCGAATCTCTCCGGCACCTGCAAGGTTGTCCAGCAGGGCCTGGCCCATACGCTCACGGCGCCAGCCGCGCAGCGAATCGGGCAGTTGATAAGGACCATGGGGGTAACCGCTCTTGAGCAGCGCCTCCAGGGTTTTCTTGCGCAGCATCAGCTCAGGGGCAATCCCCAGGCGCTCGCCTTCGGCCTGGCCGATGGCACGCAGCTGCTTGAGGATGCCAGCGGCTTCGATCGGCAGCGGCTCGGGCAACACCTGCGGCCATTGTTCGGCGGGCAGGCTGGCGGCGCGCTTGATCAACTGGATGAGAAACTCTCCGTCCTGACGAATGGTGCGCGGGTGCATCTCGTCGATCTTGGCCAACGCCGACAGGTTGTTTGGCTGGCTCTTGGCCATGGGCCACAGCGAGTGCTCTTTGAGGATGCGGTTACGCGGCACGTCGCGGTGGCGTGCTTCGCGCTCGCGCCAGGCGCACAGCTCACGCAGCACGGCCAGTTGCTGAGGCGCCAGCTTCCAGGCCAGTTTCACGTCGCGGTACAGGGTTTCGGGCTCGACTTCACGGCGCAACGCGGCCACCAGCTCGGCGCCGTCTTCCAGCACCCAGGTGTACTTGTCGTCGCTCAAACGCGGGCGCAGCTCGGTGAACAATTCGGCAAGGTGCACGGCATCTTCGGCAGCGTAGCTGACCTGGGTTTCCGAGAGCGGGCGTTGCAGCCAGTCGGAGCGGGTTTCACCCTTGGGCAGTTCGATGCCCAGCACGTCCTGCACCAGGCGCGAATAGCCCATGGAGAAGCCCAGGTTCAGGTAACCGGCGGCCAACTGCGTGTCGAACAGTGGTTGGGGCAGCTTGCCGGTCAGGCGCAACAGCACTTCGAGGTCTTCGCTGCAGGCGTGCAGCACCTTGACCACACCGCTGTCTTCCAGCAAGTCGGCCAAAGGTTGCCAGTCACCGATCAGCAATGGATCGATCAAAAAGGCCCGCTGGCCGTCGCCGATCTGGATCAGCCCGGCTTTAGGGTAGAAGGTGTCGACCCGCATGAATTCGGTATCGACGGCGACGAAGGGCAGTTGGTGCCAGTCGCGGCAGTG
Protein-coding regions in this window:
- a CDS encoding YgaP-like transmembrane domain, translated to MFDIHSAATSQHNVHGLERVSSLAGGALMFSKGLRHGGLVGLLQMVVGGIAVARGVSGHCSTKAWWQRHRQEYHRLRSDIARSAAELEVLKASARAATRGVTVTGKDPLADS
- a CDS encoding YcgN family cysteine cluster protein, whose translation is MIAENAPFWQRKTLEQLSPQEWEALCDGCGLCCLQKLEDEDDNSVYYTRIACKLLDLDSCQCSDYPNRFAQVPDCIQLTPGKADQFKWLPSTCGYRLVSEGKDLPAWHHLVCGDRQQVHEQRISQSGRMLREQDVHEDDWEDHLIFRAS
- a CDS encoding nitroreductase family protein, with amino-acid sequence MSANPRIADYAINEQFINRWSPRAFTAEPISEETLLSFLEAARWAPSAYNSQPWRFLYARRDTPSWERYLSLLVPFNRSWAQQASALVLVISKTTFAAPGATEEKPALWHTFDTGSAWGHLALQASISGWHTHGMAGFDQDLARQELKIPEGYVLHAMVAIGKLGDKASLDEALQAREVPSPRKPLSELAAEGDFSL
- a CDS encoding D-2-hydroxyacid dehydrogenase, translated to MRVLIAEHDHARYAELLRAAAPEVEVLTSGDSAELARLAPQCPVWLGQPDLLASLLRQGHKPGWMQSTWAGITPLLADGLPRDYRLTRAVGIFGQVMAEYMLTYMLGHEREVLSRLVSQVERRWDDRPGRSLEGRKVLVVGTGDIGQRVAEFLQPFGVVLYGVASSAREQAPFVEVAALADLPRMVAQVDYVLNLLPDTPATHDLYDAALFKCFQPSALFINAGRGVAVVDADLVEALKEGHLAGAVIDVCRQEPLPKQHPFWTAWGLLLTGHSSAPTSPAAMVRLFVENARAYEAGQGLRGEVDFARGY
- a CDS encoding YcgL domain-containing protein, whose protein sequence is MKRICSIYKSPRKNEMYLYVLKADGLERVPEGLLPFFGTPMHAFDLVLSPERKLAREDITKVLENLDNQGYHLQMPPAEDEYIEHLPEELLRRNDPV
- the rnd gene encoding ribonuclease D, with translation MAIEIHWIRDDQSLAEHCRDWHQLPFVAVDTEFMRVDTFYPKAGLIQIGDGQRAFLIDPLLIGDWQPLADLLEDSGVVKVLHACSEDLEVLLRLTGKLPQPLFDTQLAAGYLNLGFSMGYSRLVQDVLGIELPKGETRSDWLQRPLSETQVSYAAEDAVHLAELFTELRPRLSDDKYTWVLEDGAELVAALRREVEPETLYRDVKLAWKLAPQQLAVLRELCAWREREARHRDVPRNRILKEHSLWPMAKSQPNNLSALAKIDEMHPRTIRQDGEFLIQLIKRAASLPAEQWPQVLPEPLPIEAAGILKQLRAIGQAEGERLGIAPELMLRKKTLEALLKSGYPHGPYQLPDSLRGWRRERMGQALLDNLAGAGEIR